A single region of the Thermoleophilum album genome encodes:
- a CDS encoding long-chain fatty acid--CoA ligase, which produces MIEGLTQNDFPLTLDHALRRMARVYPDSQVATFDGSGVARQSFGDTVERAERLAAALTRLGIGAGDRVATFAWNNARHFELYMAVPCMGAVLHTLNIRLFPDQLVYIVNHARDRVIFVDASLVPALARVAERFETVERYVVLGDRAAAATAEGELPGEVLGYEELLAAESPGYAWPKLDERAACGLCYTSGTTGNPKGVLYSHRSTVLHALGSAVGEAMGYSSDDRVLPVVPMFHVNAWGIPYTCALVGADLVFPDRHLQAEPLARLIEGERVTVTAGVPTIWMDLLRYADERHPDLSSLRMVICGGAAVPLALMQAFEERHGVRVIQAWGMTEMSPLGSVARPPAGLPADEHWRLRATQGRIVPLVEARIVDDDGNELPWDGRSVGELEVRGPWIARDYYEDPTGRDKFHDGWLRTGDIAAIDERGFIRITDRAKDVIKSGGEWISSVELENQLMAHPAVREAAVIARPDERWSERPLACVVLEPGRSAEPAELHEFLAERVAKWWLPDAFAFVAEIPKTSVGKFDKKVLRAMLERGELAVQEAVAASEVRRG; this is translated from the coding sequence ATGATCGAGGGCTTGACGCAGAACGACTTCCCGCTCACGCTCGACCACGCGCTGCGGCGGATGGCGCGCGTATACCCAGACTCCCAGGTCGCGACGTTCGACGGCAGCGGCGTCGCCCGCCAGAGCTTCGGCGACACCGTCGAGCGCGCCGAACGGCTGGCAGCGGCGCTGACGCGGCTCGGGATCGGCGCGGGCGATCGGGTCGCGACCTTCGCCTGGAACAACGCGCGCCACTTCGAGCTGTACATGGCGGTGCCGTGCATGGGCGCCGTCCTGCACACGCTCAACATCCGCTTGTTTCCCGACCAGCTCGTCTACATCGTCAACCACGCACGCGACCGCGTGATCTTCGTCGACGCGTCGCTCGTGCCGGCGTTGGCACGTGTCGCCGAGCGCTTCGAGACCGTCGAGCGCTATGTGGTGCTCGGCGATCGTGCTGCGGCTGCGACCGCCGAGGGCGAGCTGCCCGGCGAGGTGCTTGGCTACGAGGAGCTCCTCGCCGCCGAGTCGCCTGGCTACGCGTGGCCCAAACTCGACGAGCGCGCTGCGTGCGGGCTCTGCTACACGAGCGGCACGACTGGCAACCCGAAGGGCGTTCTCTATTCGCACCGCTCGACCGTGCTGCACGCCCTCGGCAGCGCCGTCGGCGAGGCGATGGGCTACTCGAGCGACGACCGCGTGCTGCCCGTCGTGCCGATGTTCCACGTAAACGCCTGGGGCATCCCCTACACGTGCGCGCTCGTGGGCGCCGACCTCGTCTTTCCCGACCGGCACCTGCAGGCCGAGCCCCTCGCGCGGCTCATCGAGGGCGAGCGCGTCACCGTAACCGCCGGCGTTCCGACGATCTGGATGGACCTCTTGCGCTATGCCGACGAGCGCCACCCCGACCTCTCGAGCTTGCGCATGGTCATTTGCGGCGGGGCGGCGGTGCCGCTCGCGCTGATGCAAGCGTTCGAAGAGCGGCACGGCGTGCGCGTCATCCAGGCATGGGGGATGACCGAGATGAGCCCGCTCGGCTCGGTGGCGCGCCCGCCCGCGGGCCTCCCGGCAGACGAGCACTGGCGTCTGCGTGCCACCCAAGGACGGATCGTGCCGCTCGTCGAGGCGCGGATCGTCGACGACGACGGCAACGAGCTGCCCTGGGACGGCCGGTCGGTCGGCGAGCTCGAGGTGCGCGGCCCGTGGATCGCGCGCGACTACTACGAAGACCCGACGGGGCGCGACAAGTTCCACGACGGTTGGTTGCGCACCGGCGACATCGCAGCGATCGACGAGCGCGGCTTCATCCGTATCACCGACCGCGCCAAGGACGTGATCAAATCAGGCGGCGAGTGGATCTCGTCGGTCGAGCTCGAGAACCAGCTGATGGCCCACCCGGCGGTGCGCGAAGCAGCGGTTATCGCGCGGCCCGACGAGCGCTGGAGCGAGCGGCCGCTGGCGTGCGTGGTGCTCGAGCCCGGTCGCAGCGCCGAGCCGGCGGAGCTGCACGAGTTCCTCGCCGAGCGGGTGGCGAAGTGGTGGCTGCCCGACGCGTTCGCCTTCGTCGCCGAGATCCCGAAGACCAGCGTCGGCAAGTTCGACAAGAAGGTGCTGCGGGCCATGCTCGAACGCGGCGAGCTGGCGGTGCAGGAGGCGGTAGCGGCGAGCGAAGTGCGCCGCGGTTGA
- a CDS encoding glycine cleavage system aminomethyltransferase GcvT yields MPANESTLRTTPLRDRHVAAGAKLVPFAGWEMPLQYSGIGSEHLAVRQRAGVFDVSHMGQLEVVGARAEALVERLVTARITGLEVGAARYGVVCREDGGCLDDVIAYRLATDRFLVVTNAANHERDRAWFERHAGEFGCAIGDRRDDFAMLAVQGPAARALVASLVEAEGASADPSPAAADPGSAAAEPPSPPSTDPVSLLPPRMRCRTLRVAGVTALACGTGYTGEDGLELLVAPGAAAALWDALVAAGAQPCGLGARDTLRIEACLPLYGNELREERTPLEAGLDFCVAFGSGFIGEEALRERGAPSELLVPLVADRRTIPRAGCVVRCADSGEAVGEVTSGTFSPLLRRGIALAYVPRTCAVPGTTVDVEIRGRVHTATVARKPLHRTAGPVASSDDDGRAG; encoded by the coding sequence GTGCCGGCCAACGAGAGCACCCTACGCACCACTCCCTTGCGCGACCGCCACGTGGCTGCGGGCGCCAAGCTCGTGCCCTTCGCCGGCTGGGAGATGCCGCTCCAGTACAGCGGGATCGGCAGCGAGCACCTCGCCGTTCGCCAGCGTGCGGGTGTCTTCGACGTCTCGCACATGGGCCAGCTCGAGGTGGTCGGTGCTCGCGCCGAAGCGCTCGTCGAGCGGCTTGTCACCGCGCGGATCACGGGGCTCGAGGTGGGAGCGGCCCGTTACGGCGTGGTCTGCCGCGAGGACGGCGGCTGCCTCGACGACGTCATCGCCTACCGTCTCGCGACCGATCGCTTCTTGGTCGTAACGAACGCCGCCAACCACGAGCGCGACCGCGCCTGGTTCGAACGGCACGCCGGCGAGTTCGGCTGCGCGATCGGCGACCGCCGCGACGACTTCGCCATGCTGGCGGTGCAAGGCCCCGCAGCGCGCGCCCTCGTTGCCTCCCTGGTCGAGGCGGAGGGAGCCAGCGCCGACCCGTCGCCAGCCGCCGCCGACCCGGGGTCAGCCGCTGCCGAGCCGCCGTCGCCACCTAGTACCGACCCGGTGTCCCTTCTGCCGCCGCGCATGCGTTGCCGCACGCTGCGCGTCGCGGGCGTCACAGCGCTCGCCTGCGGCACCGGGTACACCGGCGAGGACGGGCTCGAGCTCTTGGTCGCCCCCGGCGCGGCGGCGGCGCTCTGGGATGCCCTCGTGGCGGCCGGGGCGCAACCCTGCGGCCTGGGAGCGCGCGACACGCTCAGGATCGAGGCCTGTCTACCGCTGTACGGGAACGAGCTCCGCGAGGAGCGCACGCCGCTCGAGGCCGGGCTCGATTTCTGTGTCGCGTTCGGTAGCGGCTTCATCGGCGAGGAAGCGCTGCGCGAGCGTGGTGCTCCTAGCGAGCTGTTGGTGCCGCTCGTAGCCGATCGGCGCACGATCCCCCGTGCTGGCTGCGTCGTGCGCTGTGCTGACAGTGGCGAGGCCGTCGGCGAGGTGACGAGCGGCACCTTTTCGCCACTTTTGCGGCGCGGCATCGCGCTTGCCTACGTCCCGCGCACCTGCGCCGTGCCTGGCACGACTGTGGACGTCGAGATCCGCGGGCGTGTGCACACCGCCACGGTGGCGCGCAAGCCGCTCCACCGCACGGCCGGGCCCGTAGCGAGCAGCGACGACGACGGCCGTGCGGGTTAG
- the rlmN gene encoding 23S rRNA (adenine(2503)-C(2))-methyltransferase RlmN → MDLTLLERTIEELGEPAYRVRQVWRWLARGAASWEEMTDLPLALRRELAARVPISTLAVVASARARDGTEKVLFRTADGKPLEAVLMRYRDGRRSLCLSSQSGCPLTCTFCQTGRMRFGRNLTASEILDQALHFRRDERPTHAVFMGMGEPLMNLDAVLAACERLPDIGIAHRRTAISTVGWLPGIERLAREGPPVRLALSLHAPNDALRSELMPINERYPIAAVLDACREWWRHRRRQVFVEYLMLAGVNDRYEQALELAALLRPREAFCVNLIPYNPTDAPYRGSSRRAIDAFRGALEERSVRATVRLTRGREIAAACGQLAARQPLAAVAGG, encoded by the coding sequence GTGGATCTGACGTTGCTCGAGCGGACGATCGAGGAGCTCGGCGAGCCCGCCTACCGGGTGCGCCAAGTGTGGCGTTGGCTTGCGCGCGGCGCCGCGAGCTGGGAGGAGATGACCGACCTGCCGCTCGCGCTGCGCCGCGAGCTGGCGGCGCGTGTGCCGATCTCGACCCTCGCTGTGGTCGCAAGCGCCCGCGCCCGTGACGGCACCGAAAAGGTGCTTTTCCGCACCGCCGACGGCAAGCCGCTCGAGGCGGTGTTGATGCGCTACCGCGACGGGCGCCGCTCGCTGTGTTTGTCGAGCCAGTCGGGGTGCCCACTTACGTGCACCTTCTGCCAAACCGGGCGCATGCGTTTCGGCCGCAACCTGACGGCATCCGAGATCCTCGACCAAGCGCTGCACTTCCGGCGCGACGAGCGACCGACACACGCCGTCTTCATGGGCATGGGCGAACCGTTGATGAACCTCGACGCGGTGCTCGCGGCCTGCGAGCGGTTGCCCGACATCGGCATCGCCCACCGTCGCACCGCGATCTCGACCGTCGGTTGGCTGCCGGGGATCGAACGGCTCGCCCGCGAGGGCCCACCGGTGCGCTTGGCGCTCTCGCTGCACGCCCCGAACGACGCCCTGCGCAGCGAGCTGATGCCGATCAACGAGCGCTACCCGATCGCTGCCGTGCTCGACGCCTGCCGCGAGTGGTGGCGGCACCGCCGGCGCCAGGTGTTCGTCGAGTACCTGATGCTCGCTGGCGTCAACGACCGCTACGAGCAGGCGCTCGAGCTAGCCGCTCTCTTGCGCCCGCGCGAGGCGTTCTGCGTCAACCTCATCCCCTACAACCCCACCGACGCCCCCTACCGTGGCTCGAGCCGGCGAGCGATCGACGCCTTCCGCGGCGCGCTCGAGGAGCGCAGCGTGCGTGCGACGGTGCGGTTGACGCGCGGTCGCGAGATCGCCGCGGCCTGCGGCCAGCTCGCAGCTCGCCAGCCGCTCGCCGCCGTGGCGGGCGGCTAG
- a CDS encoding pseudouridine synthase — translation MRLAKYLARCGVASRRASEQLVRAGRVQVAGQTVTDPARHVEQGVEVTVDGRAVRPEPLEVWVLNKPRGVVSTARDPQGRPTVVDLVPSPRRLYPVGRLDADSTGLLVLTNDGRLAERLMHPRYGVERVYRVRVVPPRVDRSLAERLERGVRLDDGPARALRARVVGRGELEIVMGEGRKREVRRMLDAVGRRVVELERIRIGPLDLAALGLGRGRARRLGEREIALLKRAAGLV, via the coding sequence GTGCGACTCGCCAAGTACCTCGCCCGCTGTGGTGTCGCCTCCCGGCGCGCGAGCGAGCAGCTCGTGCGCGCCGGGCGTGTCCAGGTCGCTGGCCAAACGGTCACGGATCCCGCGCGCCACGTCGAGCAGGGTGTCGAGGTTACGGTCGACGGTCGGGCGGTGCGCCCCGAACCGCTCGAGGTGTGGGTGCTGAACAAGCCGCGCGGGGTCGTTTCGACCGCCCGCGACCCGCAGGGGCGGCCGACCGTCGTCGATCTTGTGCCTTCGCCGCGGCGCCTGTACCCGGTCGGCCGTCTCGACGCCGACTCGACCGGCCTGCTCGTCCTCACCAACGATGGGAGGCTCGCCGAGCGCCTGATGCACCCCCGTTACGGCGTCGAGCGCGTGTACCGCGTGCGCGTCGTGCCGCCGCGCGTCGATCGCTCGCTCGCCGAGCGGCTGGAGCGGGGTGTGCGGCTCGACGACGGTCCGGCGCGGGCGTTGCGGGCGCGCGTCGTCGGTCGCGGCGAGCTCGAGATCGTGATGGGCGAGGGGCGCAAGCGCGAGGTGCGGCGCATGCTCGACGCGGTCGGTCGCCGCGTCGTCGAGCTCGAACGGATCCGCATAGGCCCCCTCGATCTCGCCGCCCTCGGGCTCGGGCGCGGCCGGGCACGGCGTCTCGGGGAGCGCGAAATCGCGCTCCTCAAGCGCGCCGCAGGGCTCGTGTAG
- the scpB gene encoding SMC-Scp complex subunit ScpB — MPGDRAANQRLSELARRAEALLFLASEPLRLEALAEALEADEEQVAAALGELERALADGGHGLVVRRLAGGFALATHPDAEAAARRLFARPRTPPLTQAQAECLAIVAYLQPVSRPEVARIRGVASESALATLVERGLIEEAGRSRFGAVMYRTTPLFERLFGLEAIDQLPDPRRFDPSPEEVGELRERLLRAGEQRASD; from the coding sequence GTGCCGGGCGACCGCGCTGCGAACCAGCGCCTGTCGGAGCTCGCACGCCGCGCCGAGGCGCTGCTCTTTCTCGCCAGCGAGCCGCTGCGCCTGGAGGCGTTGGCGGAGGCGCTCGAAGCCGACGAAGAGCAGGTGGCGGCGGCCCTCGGCGAGCTGGAACGGGCGCTCGCCGACGGCGGCCACGGTCTCGTCGTGCGGCGCTTGGCCGGGGGGTTCGCGCTCGCAACCCACCCCGACGCGGAGGCCGCGGCGCGACGGTTGTTCGCGCGGCCGCGCACGCCGCCGCTGACGCAGGCCCAGGCCGAGTGCCTGGCGATCGTCGCCTACTTGCAGCCGGTGTCGCGCCCCGAGGTGGCGCGCATCCGCGGTGTCGCTTCGGAGTCGGCGCTCGCCACGCTCGTCGAGCGCGGGTTGATCGAGGAGGCCGGGCGGTCGCGCTTCGGCGCCGTTATGTACCGCACGACGCCGCTGTTCGAGCGTCTGTTCGGGCTCGAGGCGATCGACCAGTTGCCCGATCCGCGCCGCTTCGATCCCTCGCCCGAGGAGGTCGGGGAGCTGCGCGAGCGGCTTCTGCGCGCCGGCGAACAGCGCGCCAGCGACTAG
- the gcvPA gene encoding aminomethyl-transferring glycine dehydrogenase subunit GcvPA produces the protein MTSVRYTSLAAEERQRMLARLGVSSIEELVAGEIPEGVRLRRPLDIAPGLSEQEVYDELRCLAERNGDADTWTVFAGAGMYDHYVPAVVDEIVRRSEFLTPYTPYQPEVSQGTLQAMFEFQTAICELTGLEVANAAVYDGASAVAAAAYLAKLDNRRSRVVVSRGVHPHARAALATHAHGFRMTVEEVPLAADGTTDRAALAAAVDDDTACVVVQQPNFLGSVEDLAALAEPGRERKAAIVCVADPLTLGVLEAPGRLGADICVGEGQALGNHLQFGGPSFGFFAARERYLRRMPGRIAGRTRDVDGRPGYVLTLQTREQHIRRERATHNICTAQQLNALAGLVYLSWLGRRGIVELGELLVRRTHYARERLGLEAINPGPVVREFAVRVPDLDGLFERALAERIIPGVRLGRFYPEYPDGLLVAITERRSRSDIERLAHIVAEVRELAPAAAPAREEAPA, from the coding sequence GTGACGTCGGTTCGCTACACGTCGCTCGCCGCCGAGGAGCGCCAACGGATGTTGGCTCGTCTCGGCGTGTCGTCGATCGAGGAGCTCGTCGCCGGCGAGATCCCCGAGGGTGTCAGGCTGCGACGGCCGCTCGACATCGCCCCTGGTCTCTCCGAGCAAGAGGTGTACGACGAGCTGCGCTGTCTGGCGGAGCGCAACGGCGATGCCGACACCTGGACGGTGTTCGCCGGCGCGGGCATGTACGACCACTACGTGCCGGCGGTGGTCGACGAGATCGTCCGCCGCTCGGAGTTCCTCACCCCGTACACCCCCTACCAGCCCGAGGTCTCGCAGGGGACGCTGCAGGCGATGTTCGAGTTCCAGACCGCGATCTGCGAGCTGACCGGGTTGGAGGTTGCGAACGCCGCCGTCTACGACGGGGCGAGCGCGGTCGCCGCCGCGGCCTACCTCGCAAAGCTCGACAACCGGCGCTCGCGGGTGGTCGTGTCGCGCGGCGTGCACCCGCACGCACGCGCGGCGCTCGCCACGCACGCGCACGGATTCCGCATGACCGTTGAAGAGGTGCCGCTCGCCGCCGACGGGACGACCGACCGCGCGGCGTTGGCTGCCGCGGTCGATGACGACACCGCCTGCGTCGTCGTCCAACAGCCGAACTTCCTCGGCTCGGTCGAGGATCTGGCGGCGCTCGCCGAGCCAGGGCGCGAGCGCAAGGCCGCGATCGTCTGCGTCGCCGACCCGCTGACGCTCGGGGTGCTCGAGGCCCCCGGCCGCCTCGGCGCCGACATCTGCGTCGGCGAGGGCCAGGCGCTCGGCAACCATCTGCAGTTCGGCGGCCCGAGTTTCGGTTTCTTCGCCGCTCGCGAGCGCTACCTGCGGCGCATGCCTGGACGGATCGCTGGCCGCACTCGCGATGTCGACGGTCGCCCGGGCTACGTGCTGACGCTGCAAACGCGCGAACAGCACATTCGGCGCGAGCGCGCGACGCACAACATCTGCACCGCCCAGCAGCTGAACGCCCTCGCTGGGCTTGTCTACCTATCGTGGCTCGGTCGGCGTGGCATCGTCGAGCTCGGCGAGCTGCTCGTGCGGCGCACCCACTACGCGCGCGAGCGGCTCGGGCTCGAAGCGATCAACCCTGGCCCGGTGGTGCGCGAGTTCGCCGTCCGCGTGCCCGACCTCGACGGCCTTTTCGAACGCGCGCTAGCCGAGCGCATCATCCCCGGCGTGCGCCTCGGCCGTTTCTACCCCGAGTATCCCGACGGCCTGCTGGTGGCGATCACCGAGCGGCGGTCGCGCAGCGACATCGAGCGCCTCGCGCACATCGTCGCCGAGGTACGCGAGCTCGCGCCGGCGGCAGCTCCCGCCCGCGAGGAGGCGCCGGCGTGA
- a CDS encoding segregation and condensation protein A has translation MHLAALDLELDAFEGPFDLLLALVLSEEVDLRDVELAAVVVAYVDHLERQRRLDLEAITEFLVLIAALLEIKSRLLLPQDESDDADELGPQEAAEELLARMVEYARFRKAGAWLRERLAAESAYRFRQVPLPASLRQVALETARPVYDPERLARAIGDLLRTPPPIDTSHVRRPVVPLSDRVRHLRALLSARATFSFDDAVRGADRLTEAVTLLALLELYKAGELDWEQSEPFGPITVRRAGQRQPPGSSAVAPIATSAVGEAKA, from the coding sequence ATGCACCTCGCCGCCCTCGACCTCGAGCTCGACGCGTTCGAGGGCCCGTTCGACCTTCTGCTAGCGCTCGTGCTCAGCGAAGAGGTCGACCTGCGCGACGTCGAGCTCGCCGCCGTCGTCGTCGCATATGTCGACCATCTCGAGCGCCAGCGACGCCTCGATCTCGAGGCGATCACCGAGTTTCTTGTCCTGATCGCCGCGCTGCTCGAGATCAAGTCGCGCTTGTTGCTGCCCCAGGACGAGAGCGACGACGCGGACGAGCTCGGCCCGCAGGAGGCGGCCGAGGAGCTTCTGGCGCGGATGGTCGAGTACGCGCGCTTCCGCAAGGCAGGTGCGTGGCTGCGCGAACGGCTCGCCGCCGAGTCCGCCTACCGCTTCCGGCAAGTGCCGTTGCCGGCATCTCTGCGCCAGGTGGCGCTCGAAACGGCCCGCCCGGTGTACGACCCGGAGCGGCTGGCGCGCGCGATCGGCGACCTCTTGCGCACGCCGCCGCCGATCGACACCAGCCACGTGCGCCGACCTGTGGTGCCGCTGAGCGACCGCGTCCGCCACCTGCGCGCGCTGCTCAGCGCGCGCGCCACTTTCTCTTTCGACGACGCTGTTCGCGGCGCCGACCGGCTCACCGAAGCGGTGACGTTGCTGGCGCTGCTCGAGCTCTACAAGGCCGGCGAGCTCGATTGGGAGCAGAGCGAACCGTTCGGGCCGATCACGGTGCGCCGCGCAGGGCAGCGGCAGCCGCCCGGATCGAGCGCCGTGGCGCCAATTGCGACGAGCGCTGTCGGCGAGGCGAAGGCGTGA
- the trpS gene encoding tryptophan--tRNA ligase produces MRIFSGIQPTGRKHLGNYIGAIRQYVDGQERGDPAIYCIVDLHAITVPHDPQALRRSVYDTLALLLAAGLDPDRCVLFRQSDMPEHTELCWLLSAVTAYGDLTRMHQFKEKSQRQRELVSAGLFFYPVLQAADILLYRTDEVPVGEDQRQHLELARDVAERFNARFGEILTVPRHRIPEVGAKIMDLQDPTSKMSTTTESTAGVIFIDEEPDEIRRKVRAAVTDPGREIVRSSDKPGISNLIEIMAVVRGVNPADVEREFAGRGYAEFKQAVAEAVVEFLRPVRERYRELRPDEEALERTLADGAERARELARPVLADVRRAMGFGPAVRQPV; encoded by the coding sequence ATGCGCATCTTCAGCGGCATCCAGCCGACCGGGCGCAAGCACCTCGGCAACTACATCGGGGCGATACGCCAGTACGTCGACGGTCAGGAGCGCGGCGACCCGGCGATCTACTGCATCGTCGACCTGCATGCGATCACCGTTCCGCACGACCCGCAGGCGCTGCGGCGCTCGGTGTACGACACGCTCGCCTTGCTGCTCGCTGCCGGTCTCGATCCCGACCGCTGCGTCCTTTTCCGCCAGTCGGACATGCCCGAACACACCGAGCTGTGCTGGCTTTTGTCGGCGGTCACCGCCTACGGCGACCTCACGCGCATGCACCAGTTCAAGGAGAAGTCGCAGCGCCAGCGCGAGCTCGTGTCCGCCGGGCTGTTCTTCTATCCAGTGCTGCAGGCGGCCGACATCCTCCTCTACCGCACCGACGAGGTGCCGGTGGGCGAGGACCAGCGCCAACACCTGGAGCTGGCCCGCGACGTCGCCGAGCGGTTCAACGCCCGGTTCGGCGAGATCCTCACGGTCCCCCGCCACCGCATCCCCGAGGTGGGGGCGAAGATCATGGATCTTCAGGACCCCACGAGCAAAATGTCGACCACCACCGAGTCGACGGCCGGTGTGATCTTCATCGACGAGGAGCCCGACGAGATCCGGCGCAAGGTTCGCGCCGCTGTCACCGACCCGGGGCGGGAAATCGTTCGTAGCTCCGACAAGCCAGGGATCAGCAACCTGATCGAGATCATGGCCGTCGTTCGCGGTGTGAACCCTGCCGACGTCGAGCGCGAGTTCGCCGGTCGCGGCTACGCCGAGTTCAAGCAGGCCGTAGCCGAGGCGGTGGTCGAGTTCCTGCGACCGGTGCGCGAGCGCTACCGCGAGCTGCGACCCGACGAGGAGGCGCTCGAGCGCACGCTCGCCGACGGTGCCGAACGAGCGCGCGAGCTCGCCCGGCCGGTGCTCGCCGACGTTCGCCGCGCAATGGGCTTCGGTCCCGCGGTCCGCCAGCCCGTTTAG
- the gcvH gene encoding glycine cleavage system protein GcvH, whose translation MRVSVHTALVSTSATGVAVPRRPTVREKEEPALAEEHYPDDLRYHPEHDWARIEGDTATFGITWYAQDSLGEVVFFDAPEVGTQVRKDEPYAEVESVKAVSDVFAPLSGEVIAVNEELEEHPELINEDPYGRGWLVRVRLADPSEADELMDAAAYRDLLQSQE comes from the coding sequence GTGCGGGTTAGCGTTCACACTGCGCTCGTCTCTACGAGCGCCACCGGTGTGGCCGTGCCGCGCCGGCCGACCGTACGCGAAAAGGAGGAGCCTGCTTTGGCCGAAGAGCACTACCCCGACGACCTGCGCTACCACCCCGAGCACGACTGGGCTCGCATCGAAGGCGACACCGCCACCTTCGGGATCACCTGGTACGCACAGGACTCGCTCGGCGAGGTCGTGTTCTTCGACGCGCCGGAGGTCGGAACCCAGGTGCGCAAAGACGAGCCCTACGCCGAAGTCGAGTCGGTGAAGGCCGTCTCCGACGTCTTCGCGCCGTTGTCGGGCGAGGTGATCGCCGTCAACGAGGAGCTCGAGGAGCACCCCGAGCTGATCAACGAGGACCCCTACGGCCGGGGGTGGCTCGTGCGGGTGCGACTCGCTGACCCGAGCGAGGCCGACGAGCTGATGGACGCCGCCGCCTACCGCGATCTGCTGCAATCGCAGGAGTGA
- the gcvPB gene encoding aminomethyl-transferring glycine dehydrogenase subunit GcvPB, which yields MTEVRDTARDPQPFGEELTIFERSRPGRRAGTLPDDDVPAPPVAELLPERFRRSEAPRLPEVSEPELVRHFVGLSRRNFHLDRGFYPLGSCTMKYNPKLHERLAALPGFARLHPLAPDELAQGALELMWRLERALAEIAGLPHVTLHPGAGSQGELCGLLVTRAYHEERGEERTKVLIPDTAHGTNPATVTMAGYEPVAVGTAADGGVDVDDLRAKVDERTACLMLTNPNTLGLFDRNIAEIARIVRGVGATLYYDGANLNAVMGLSRPGDMGFDIVHFNLHKTFTQPHGGGGPGAGPVAVAEHLEPFLPVPVVVRERRDDRFFYRLDHDRPRSIGRLRGFQGNFSTFVRAYAYIRALGGEGLREVSETAVLNANYLRARLAAGRAGRYLEPAFDRTCMHEFVLSARRARDELGVRALDIAKRLLDWDVHPPTVYFPLLVDEALMIEPTETEPVERLDHFAEAIEAILEEAERDPEIARNAPYDTPVRRLDEASAARRPVVRLDLDSVASVG from the coding sequence GTGACCGAGGTTCGCGACACTGCGCGCGACCCCCAGCCGTTCGGCGAGGAGCTGACAATCTTCGAGCGCTCGCGACCGGGGCGGCGCGCCGGCACGCTGCCCGACGACGACGTTCCCGCGCCGCCCGTCGCCGAGCTCCTGCCCGAGCGCTTCCGCCGCAGCGAGGCGCCGCGCCTGCCCGAGGTTTCCGAGCCCGAGCTCGTGCGCCACTTCGTCGGCCTTTCGCGGCGCAACTTCCACCTCGACCGCGGCTTCTATCCGCTCGGCTCCTGCACGATGAAGTACAACCCGAAACTGCACGAGCGCCTCGCCGCCCTGCCCGGCTTCGCGCGCCTACACCCGCTCGCGCCAGACGAGCTCGCACAGGGAGCGCTCGAGTTGATGTGGCGGCTCGAGCGGGCGCTCGCCGAGATCGCGGGCCTGCCCCACGTAACTCTCCACCCTGGTGCCGGCTCGCAAGGAGAGCTGTGCGGCCTCTTGGTGACGCGCGCCTACCACGAGGAGCGCGGGGAGGAGCGGACCAAGGTGTTGATCCCCGACACCGCCCATGGCACCAACCCGGCGACGGTGACGATGGCCGGTTACGAACCGGTGGCGGTGGGCACGGCCGCCGACGGCGGCGTCGACGTCGACGACCTGCGCGCCAAGGTCGACGAGCGCACGGCGTGCTTGATGCTCACCAACCCCAACACGCTCGGGCTGTTCGACCGCAACATCGCCGAGATCGCGCGCATCGTGCGCGGGGTCGGCGCCACGCTCTACTACGACGGCGCCAACCTCAACGCGGTGATGGGCCTCTCGCGCCCGGGCGACATGGGCTTCGACATCGTCCACTTCAACCTTCACAAAACCTTCACCCAGCCGCACGGCGGCGGCGGGCCGGGGGCGGGACCGGTGGCGGTCGCCGAGCACCTCGAACCGTTCTTGCCAGTGCCGGTCGTTGTGCGCGAGCGTCGCGACGATCGCTTCTTCTATCGCCTCGACCACGACCGGCCGCGCTCGATCGGGCGCCTGCGTGGCTTCCAGGGCAACTTCTCGACCTTCGTGCGCGCCTACGCCTACATCCGCGCGCTCGGCGGCGAGGGGCTGCGCGAGGTCTCGGAAACCGCCGTGCTCAACGCCAACTACCTGCGCGCCCGCCTCGCCGCGGGCCGCGCCGGGCGCTACCTCGAGCCCGCGTTCGACCGCACCTGCATGCACGAGTTCGTGCTCTCGGCGCGGCGCGCGCGCGACGAGCTGGGGGTGCGGGCGCTCGACATCGCCAAGCGCCTGCTCGACTGGGACGTGCACCCGCCGACCGTGTACTTCCCGCTGCTGGTCGACGAGGCGCTGATGATCGAACCGACCGAAACCGAGCCGGTCGAGCGCCTCGACCACTTCGCCGAAGCGATCGAGGCGATCCTCGAGGAGGCCGAGCGCGACCCCGAGATCGCCCGCAACGCCCCTTACGACACCCCGGTGCGCCGCCTCGACGAGGCCTCTGCCGCGCGCCGGCCGGTGGTGCGGCTCGACCTGGACAGCGTCGCGTCCGTCGGTTAG